The nucleotide sequence GCGGCCGGGCTGCCGGCGGCTCGGCCGGCACCGACCGCCTGGTGTTCCTGGTACGAGTACTGGGGCGACGTGCGCCGCGAGGACGTCGTGGAGAACCTCGAGGCGATGCGGACGCTGGACCTGCCGGTCGACGTCGTCCAGATCGACGACGGCTACTCTGCCGAGATCGGCGACTGGCTGACCCCGTCGGACCACTTCTCCGACCTGCGCGGCCTGGTCGAGACGATCCGCAGCGAGGGCCGCCGGGCCGGGGTCTGGCTGGCGCCGTTCTTCGCCGGCGCGCGGTCGCGGCTGGCCGCCGAGCACCCCGACTGGCTGCTGCGGCACCCGCACGGTGGCCCGCTGCACGCCGGGCACAACTGGAACCAGGACCTCTACTCCGTCGACATGTCGCACCCCGGCGCGGCGGAGTGGATCCGGACCGTGTTCTCGACGCTGGCGGGGTGGGGGATCGACTACTTCAAGATCGACTTCATCGCGGCGGGGGCGATACCGGGCTTGCGGCACTCGGGCGCCGACCCGGTGACGGCGTATCGCGAGGGTCTCGCTCTGATCCGTGACTCCGTGGGGCCGTCGGCGCACATCCTCGGCTGCGGCGCGCCGGTGCTCCCGTCCGTCGGCCTGGTCGACTCGATCCGCGTCAGCGCCGACACCGGCCACACGTTCGCCCCCGAGGACGGCGACATGTGCTCGCCCAGCCAGGAGGCGGCGATCCTGAGTGCCGACGGCCGCCAGTTCATGAACGGCGTGTTCTTCGCCAACGACCCGGACTGCCTCATCGTCGGCCCCAAGATCGAGAACCGCGAGTCGTGGGCCGCGCACGTCGAGAAGGTCGGGGGAGCGGTGGTCAGCAGCGACCGTCTCGTCGGGCTGGACGAGTGGGGCCTCGAGACCACCCGGCGGCTGCTCACCCGCTGACCGACGTCACCATGATCATGTCCCCTGGCGGTCGCTGAGACGCCGCCAGGGAACATGATCATGGTGTCTACGTCTTTCACGGCTACGTGCGCACCGCCACCGTCCCCGGCACCCGCAAGCACGTCTACGTGTTGCCCGAGCGGCCCTGGTACACCGCCACGCTCAGCCGGCCCGGGCAGTTCCACCAGTACGCCGCCTCCATCACGGCGGCCGCGGCGACCCTGCCGGCCGGGCCGGCCCGCGACCGCGTCGACGAGATGATCGACTTCTTCGACTACCTCGGACGCGGCTGCCGCAGCTGATGGTCGAGTGGCAGGACGACCGCCGGCGCCGGGCCGAGGAGGCCGGCTAGCCGGTCCGTCCGTCGTCGAACGCGGTGAGGAGGCGGCGGAGCAGGACGGTGTCGCCGTCGGCCGTCGCGAGTCCGGCCTCGACCACGGCGTCGAGCGGCCGCCCGGCGAAGACCAGATCCTGGACGATGCGGACGGCGCAGGTCAGGACGGCGTCGGCGGGCATGTCGCCGCGCGCGGCGACGAGGCCCTCGCTGCCGATGGTCAGGTGGAACGCGTCGCCGGGCAGCCGCAGCTGGACGCTGGCGCGGACGCCCTCCATCGCCTCGGGCAGGAACGTCGTGCGCAACGCGACCACCAGCGCGTCGGCGCTGAGCTCGGTCGCCGACCCGGGTTTCGGCGGCAGGGGGCTGCCCCACTGGCCCAGTGCGAGCAGGACGGATTCGAGCGCGCGGCCCCGTTCGGTCAGCTCGTAGACCTGGCCGGCGATCGGCGGCAGCGCGCTTCGGTGCGCCAGCACGCCGGACTCCTCGAGGTCGCGCAGCCGCTGGGTCAGCACGTTCTGGCTCAGGCCCGGCAGGCCGCGGTGCAGGTCGGCGAAGCGCTTCGGCCCGTACAGCAGCTCGCGCACCACCAGCAGCGACCACCGCTCACCCACGACGTCGAGCGCGCGGGCGATGCCACACATGTCCTGATAGCTCCGCATGGATGAGATTCTACTTCCCTTCCAGGAGTATTTACTCCTAGATTAGGAGTATCACCGACGCAGGGAGACGAAGATGCCGCACGTGAACTCGGCCGACGGTACCGCCATCGGCTACGACCGCCTCGGCGATGACGGGCCGGCGCTGGTGCTCGTCGGCGGCGGGCTCGACGACGGCAGTGAGAACGTGCCGCTCGGCGAGCACCTGGCTGCCGCCGGGTTCGCCGTCGTCAACTATCGCCGCCGCGGCCGGGGCGACAGCGGCGACACCGAGCCGTACGCCGTGGAGCGCGAGGTCGAGGACCTCGCCGCGGTCATCGAGGCGGCCGGCGGGCAGGCGCACCTGTTCGGCGCGTCGTCGGGTGGGGCGCTGGCGCTCGAGGCGGCGGCCGCCGGGCTGCCGGTGGACCGGATCGCCGTACACGAGGTCCCGTACCTGGTCGGCGAGCCGATGGTCGCGGCCTGGCGTCAGTACGTCACCGACCTCGGGGCGGCCCTGGACGCCGGCGATCGGGCCGAGGCGCTGCGGCTGTTCATGCGACTGGCCGGGTCTCCGGACGAGGCGATCGCCGGGGCGGAGGCGGCGCCGGTCTGGCCGGCGCTGCTCGAGCTGGCGCCGACGCTGCGCTACGACGCCGCCTGCCTCGGCGACGGTGCTCCGCCGGCGGAACTACTGGCGAAGGTCACGCAACCGGTCCTGCTCTCGACCGGCGCGATGGTCGATCCGCACTCCGCCGGGCTGCCGGTCGACTTCTTCGGCGCCGCCGCCGATGTTGCCGCGGCCCTCCTGCCCGACGCCCAGCGGCTGACCGTCGAGATCGCCGGCCACGTCGCCGACCCGGCGCTGCTCGCGCCCCGGCTGGCGGACTTCTACGCCTGAGCGCACGCCGCCACTCCGCCCCACGCCGCGCATCCTGTCCTCCCCTTCCGGCAAAGTTGATCATGGAGAAGGTCGGGCAATTTGCGGGCCGGAAGCCCCCTTTCTCCATGATCAACTCGGTCCGAGGGGCGGCTGGGCAGTGAGCTGGACAAGGGGGAGGAGCGTCGGCGGAGCCGTCACGACAGCGCGGCGGGTTCCTTCTCGTTCAGCCGCCGCTCGCGCTGCTTGGCCCACAGCGCCAGCCCGAGCAGCACCAGCAGCAGCGCGTACGCCGCCGCCGCGAACGGGCTGGTGACCAGGGCGGAGAGGTCGCCTTGGCTGATCGCCAGCGTCCGGCGGACCTGCTCCTCCGCCATCGGGCCGAGGATCATGCCGACGACGAGCGGGGCGGCGGGGTAGCCGTGCCGGCGCATGAAGAAGCCGGCGACGCCGATGCCCAGCAGCAACAGCAGGTCCACGGGGGAGAAGTTGAGGGCGTAGCTGCCCAGCGCGGCGAAGGTGAGGATGCCCGCATAGAGGTAGTGACGGGGGATCTGCAGCACCTTCACCCACAGCCCGACCAGCGGCAGGTTGAACACCAGCAGCATGAGGTTGCCGATGTACAGGCTCGCGACCAGCGTCCACACCAGCGCGGACTGGTTCTCGAACAGCAGCGGGCCGGGCTGGATGCCGTACGTCTGGAACGCCGCGATCATCACCGCGGCGGTCGCGGTCGTCGGCAGGCCGAGGGTCAGCAGCGGCACCAGCACGCCGGCGGCCGCGGCGTTGTTGGCCGCCTCCGGCCCGGCGACGCCCTCGATGGCGCCGTGGCCGAACTCGTCGCGGTGGCGGCCCTTGGCCAGCTTCTTCTCCGTCGCGTAGGACAGGAAGGTGGAGACGTCGGCGCCGCCGGCCGGGATGGTGCCGACGGGGAAGCCGATCGCGGTCCCGCGCAGCCACGGCCGCCACGACCGCGACCAGTCCGACCGCGACATCCACGTCCGCCAGCCGCGTGGCACCGGGATCACCTCGACCGGCCCGTGCCGCAGCCGCGACGCGACGTACAGCGCCTCGCCGACCGCGAACACGCCCACCGCGACGACCACGACGTCGACGCCGTCGGCGAGCAGCGGGACGCCGAAGGTGAAGCGTTGCTGGCCGGTGAGCGTGTCGGTGCCGATCAGCCCGACGAACAGGCCGAGCGACAGCGACGCCAGCCCGCGCGCGACCGACGACCCGAGCAGCGCGCCCACCGTCACGAACGCGACGACCATCAGCGCGACGTAGTCGGCCGGGCCCAGCTGCACGGCCCAGTCGGCGATCACCGGCGCCAGCAGCGTCAACGCGAGCGTCCCGATCGTCCCGGCGACGAACGAGCCCAGCGCGGCCGTCGCCAGCGCGGCGGCCCCGCGCCCGGCGCGGGCCATCTTGTTGCCCTCGACGGCGGTGACGATCGACGCGGACTCGCCGGGCGTGTTGAGCAGGATCGACGTCGTCGAGCCGCCGTACATGCCGCCGTAGTAGATGCCGGCGAACACGATCATCGCGGCGGTGACGTCCAGCTCGTAGGTCAGCGGCAGCAGCAGCGCGACGGCCATCGCCGGGCCGATGCCGGGCAGTACGCCGACGGCCGTCCCGACGAACACGCCGAGCAGCGCATACAGGAGGTACATGGGCTGGAGGGCGTTGGAGAAGCCGTCCAGCACGGCGGTCGCGTCAGCCATCGATGACCGGAACCCCCTCCAGCCAGCCGGCCGGCAGCGACAGCCCGAGACCGGTCCCGAACACCACCTGCAGCAGCAGCCCGAGCAGCACACCGACGACGACGGGCCGCCACCACGGCCGCGCGCCGAGCGTCCACGCCGCCCCGGCGAACAGGACGGCGACGGCGAGCGGCCAGCCGGCCCGCTCGATCAGCCAGGCGTGCGCGAGGAACACCGCGACCAGCAGGACGACGGTGCGCCAGTCGGTGCCGGCGTTCGGGTCGACGTCCTCGCCGTCCTCCGCCGCCCCCACCCGCCCCCGCGCCGTCGCCACCAGCACCGCGACCCCGGCGCCGACCAGCAGCGCGCCGACGACGTACGGGAACGTCCGCGGCCCCATCGCGTTCGCCGACCCGGGCACCGCGATCGTCGCCGTGTCGACGAGGACGAAGACACCCAGCCCGGCGACCAGCGCGCCGATGACGTACTCCTCGGCCCGCGAGAGCAGTGACCGGCCGGCCCCGAGGGCGGAACCAGCGGAGTCCGGCCCGTCGGAGTTCAACCGGCCGGCCCCTTGGTCGTCAGGGGCCGGCCGGCCGGTCTCGCCGGTGCCGCTCGCGGACGGCACCGGCCCGCCCGTGGCGGACGTGCTCACTGCACCAGCCCGATGTCGCGGAGCACGTTCTGCACGGACGTGATCTCCTCGCCGAGGAACGCGTCGAACTCCTCGCCGGGGAGGAAGGTGTCGCCCCAGCCGGCGCGGTCCAGCTCCGCCTGCCACTCGTCGGACTCGCTCACCTGGGTGACGAGGTCGACCAGCGCCGCGCGGTCCTCGTCGGAGATGTCCCCGGCCGCGACCAGCCCGCGCCAGTTCGTCAGCTCGACGTCGTAGCCGGCCTCGGTCAGCGTCGGCGCGTCGATCCCCTCGACGCGCGCCGGCCCGGACACAGCGAGCGCCCGCAGCTCGCCGGCCTCGACCTGCTCCGCGTACTCGCCGATGCCGGAGATGCCGGCGTCGACCTGCCCGCCGAGCAGCGCCGCCAGCGACTCGCCGCCGCCGGAGTAGGCGATGTAGTTGAGCGTGTCGATCAGCTCGTCGGCCGCCACGCCGGCGTCCTTGAGCAGCAGCCCGGCCAGGATGTGGTCGGCGCCGCCGGCCGACCCGCCGGTGACGGCGACGTCCTTGCCGGTGGCGACGATGTCGTCGACGAGGTCGGTGACGGTCTCGTACGGCGAGTCGGCCGGGACGACCACGATGAGGTCCTCCGACGTCAGCCGGGCCACCGGCGTGGTGTCCTCGAGCCGGGCCTGCGACTGGTTCGTCTCGACGGCGCCGACCATGACCAGGCCGGTCACCATCAGCGTCGTGCCGCCGCCGCGCTGGTTGGCCAGCTGCGCCAGCCCGACGGTGCCGCCGGCGCCGCCGACGTTCGTCACCTCGACGCCGCCGGCCAGGCCGCTCTCGTCGAGCGCCTTCTGGAACGCGCGGCCGGTCTGGTCCCAGCCGCCGCCGGGGTCGGCCGGGACCATGATGGACAGGTCGTCGACGCCGGAACCGGAGTCGGACGACGAACCGCCGTCGTCGCTGCCGCCGCACGCGGCCAGCACCGTCGCCAGCGCCAGCGCGCCGATCGCGATCCGCATGGGACCTCGCATGTCTCCTCCTGGTGATGCGGTGTCTGTGGTGCACGCCACACCGGCGTGGTGACGTTGGAGGCTAGGAGCGCGCCCCGGGCGGCCGGAACCCTCCGGTCGTACTGGTCGTATTGATCATTTCGGTCGTGTTTCGGTCCGGTGGCGGCTCGGTGCACACTGATGCCCATGCTCCGGTCGGTCTCGCTGCGGGTGCAGCTGCTCGCGCTGCAGCTGGCGATCGTGCTCGTCACGGTCGTCTCCGCGGGCGGGCTGGCCGCGTGGCTGCAGTCCGAGCAGATCCGCGACAGCTACCAGGACCGCATGATCGCGGTCGCCGACAGCGTCGCCGGGCTGCCGTCGGTGCTCGACGCGTTCGACGACCCCGACCCGTCGGCCACCATCCAGCCGCTGGCCGAGCTGATCCGCGAGGCCTCGAACGTCACGTACGTCGTAGTCACCGACGAGGCCGGCATCCGCTACTCGCATCCGGATCCGGAGCGCATCGGCGAGCCGGTCTCGACCGACCCGAGCGTCCCGCTGTCCGGCGAGGTCTACGTCGGGACGCAGACGGGGACGCTGGGCCGGTCGTGGCGGGTGAAGGTGCCGGTGTTCGACGCCGGCGGGACGGTCATCGGCACGGTGTCGGTGGGCACGCTGGAGTCGGAGCTGCAGGACGACCTGCTCGAGGACATCCCGGCGCTGCTGGCCTGGCTGGCCGGCGCCGCCGTGCTGGGGACGCTCGGCGCCACGTGGGTGACGCACGTCGTCAGGCGGCGCATCTTCAAGCTGGAGCCGGACGAGATCGCGACGCTGCTGGAGACCCGCGACGCCATGCTGCACGGCATCCGCGAGGGGGTGGTCGCGCTGGACGACGCGGGGCGGATCGCGCTGGTCAACGACGAGGCGCGGCGGCTGCTCGACCTCGGCGGCGACGTCACCGGCCGGCCCGCCGCCGACGTGCTGGAGCCGACGCTGGCCGCGGTGGCGACCGACGACGCCGACGTCACCGACCGGCTGGTGCTGGCCGGCGTGCGGATCCTGGTCGTCAACCGGCGCTCCGCGACGTCCGACGGCCGGCCGGTGGGCGTCGTGCTGACGCTGCGCGACCGCACCGAGCTGCACGACGCGCTGCGCGAGCTGGAGGGCGCGCGGTCGCTGACCGAGGCGCTGCGGGCGCAGGCGCACGAGTTCTCCAACCACCTGCATGTGGTGTCCGGGCTGCTGGAGCTGGGCCGCACCGACGACGCGGTGTCGTTCATCGACCGGGTCGGGCGGGGCGGGACGGTCACGCGCACCGTCGCCGCCGGGGTGACGGCGCCCGCGGTGTCGGCGCTGCTGCTGGCGAAGGCCGCGACCTGCCGCGAGCGCGGCCTCACGCTGCGGGTCGACCCGGAGTCGCGGCTGGACGACGACGGCGACGAGCTGGTGACGATCCTCGGCAACCTGGTCGACAACGCCGCCGACGCGACCGGCCACGGCGGCACCGTCGACGTCCGCATCGACCAGTCCGCCGACGGCGGCGTGCGCATCGTCGTCGCCGACGACGGACCGGGCGTGCCGGTGGAGCGGCGGACGCTGATCTTCGCTGCCGGATTCACGTCGAAGGCCGCGTCGCCCGGCGGCGGCGGGCGCGGCATCGGGCTGGCGCTGGTACACCGCATCGTGCGGCGCCGCGGCGGCAGCGTGACGGTGCGCGACGCGGCCGCCGGGGGAGCGGAGTTCGAGGTCGTGCTGCCCGCGCGGGTGCCGGCGCCGATGGTGGTGGGCCCTTGAGCGACGTGCGCACGCTGGTCGTCGACGACGACTTCGCCGTGGCCGCGATCCACCGCGGGTTCGTCGAGGCGGTGCCGGGGTTCAGCGTCGTCGGCGAGGTGCACCTGGGCGCCGACGCGCTGCGCGCCGTGGAGGAGCTGGCGCCGGAGCTGATCCTGCTCGACATCTACCTGCCGGACATCTCCGGCATCGAGTTCCTCAACCGGCTGCGGGCCCGGTCCGCGCCCGAGGTCGACGTCATCGCGATCACCGCGGCGCGCGAGCTGGCCACCGTCCGTGCGGCGATGGCCGGCGGCGTCGTCGACTACCTGGTCAAGCCGTTCACGCTGGACGTGTTCGCCGACCGGATGAACGCCTACCTGGCCCGACGCGAGCAGCTGCGCCGCACCGCGGCCCGGGCCGACGGCGGGCGGCTGGACCAGAACCAGGTCGACGCGCTGCTGCGCAGCCCCGGCGGCGGTGCCGCCGTGCGGCTGCCGAAGGGGCTGTCCGAGCGGACGCTGGAGCTGGTGTCGTCCGAGCTGGCCGGCGCCGGCGGCGACCTGTCCGCGTCGGAGCTGGCCGAACGGGTGGGGCTGTCGCGGATCAGCGCGCGGCGCTACCTGGAGCACCTGGCCGCCTCCGGCCGGGCGACGGTGGCGCCGCGGTACGGCTCGGCGGGCCGGCCGGA is from Jiangella alkaliphila and encodes:
- a CDS encoding Bug family tripartite tricarboxylate transporter substrate binding protein → MRGPMRIAIGALALATVLAACGGSDDGGSSSDSGSGVDDLSIMVPADPGGGWDQTGRAFQKALDESGLAGGVEVTNVGGAGGTVGLAQLANQRGGGTTLMVTGLVMVGAVETNQSQARLEDTTPVARLTSEDLIVVVPADSPYETVTDLVDDIVATGKDVAVTGGSAGGADHILAGLLLKDAGVAADELIDTLNYIAYSGGGESLAALLGGQVDAGISGIGEYAEQVEAGELRALAVSGPARVEGIDAPTLTEAGYDVELTNWRGLVAAGDISDEDRAALVDLVTQVSESDEWQAELDRAGWGDTFLPGEEFDAFLGEEITSVQNVLRDIGLVQ
- a CDS encoding alpha/beta fold hydrolase, whose protein sequence is MPHVNSADGTAIGYDRLGDDGPALVLVGGGLDDGSENVPLGEHLAAAGFAVVNYRRRGRGDSGDTEPYAVEREVEDLAAVIEAAGGQAHLFGASSGGALALEAAAAGLPVDRIAVHEVPYLVGEPMVAAWRQYVTDLGAALDAGDRAEALRLFMRLAGSPDEAIAGAEAAPVWPALLELAPTLRYDAACLGDGAPPAELLAKVTQPVLLSTGAMVDPHSAGLPVDFFGAAADVAAALLPDAQRLTVEIAGHVADPALLAPRLADFYA
- a CDS encoding glycoside hydrolase family 36 protein, with the translated sequence MPLSPGFDVVHELTASAGAEVFEHGWQSFSPTTAYALGARPHRPRSERNRMLNYRQSSHPGADGYFSEGVLAVADGSGSVHVVAAADPFTTGVRLQASVSGSSVVVGADGPVRVSVVEGSSVQSALPGWASDAAAAAGLPAARPAPTAWCSWYEYWGDVRREDVVENLEAMRTLDLPVDVVQIDDGYSAEIGDWLTPSDHFSDLRGLVETIRSEGRRAGVWLAPFFAGARSRLAAEHPDWLLRHPHGGPLHAGHNWNQDLYSVDMSHPGAAEWIRTVFSTLAGWGIDYFKIDFIAAGAIPGLRHSGADPVTAYREGLALIRDSVGPSAHILGCGAPVLPSVGLVDSIRVSADTGHTFAPEDGDMCSPSQEAAILSADGRQFMNGVFFANDPDCLIVGPKIENRESWAAHVEKVGGAVVSSDRLVGLDEWGLETTRRLLTR
- a CDS encoding tripartite tricarboxylate transporter TctB family protein, whose amino-acid sequence is MSTSATGGPVPSASGTGETGRPAPDDQGAGRLNSDGPDSAGSALGAGRSLLSRAEEYVIGALVAGLGVFVLVDTATIAVPGSANAMGPRTFPYVVGALLVGAGVAVLVATARGRVGAAEDGEDVDPNAGTDWRTVVLLVAVFLAHAWLIERAGWPLAVAVLFAGAAWTLGARPWWRPVVVGVLLGLLLQVVFGTGLGLSLPAGWLEGVPVIDG
- a CDS encoding ATP-binding protein; amino-acid sequence: MLRSVSLRVQLLALQLAIVLVTVVSAGGLAAWLQSEQIRDSYQDRMIAVADSVAGLPSVLDAFDDPDPSATIQPLAELIREASNVTYVVVTDEAGIRYSHPDPERIGEPVSTDPSVPLSGEVYVGTQTGTLGRSWRVKVPVFDAGGTVIGTVSVGTLESELQDDLLEDIPALLAWLAGAAVLGTLGATWVTHVVRRRIFKLEPDEIATLLETRDAMLHGIREGVVALDDAGRIALVNDEARRLLDLGGDVTGRPAADVLEPTLAAVATDDADVTDRLVLAGVRILVVNRRSATSDGRPVGVVLTLRDRTELHDALRELEGARSLTEALRAQAHEFSNHLHVVSGLLELGRTDDAVSFIDRVGRGGTVTRTVAAGVTAPAVSALLLAKAATCRERGLTLRVDPESRLDDDGDELVTILGNLVDNAADATGHGGTVDVRIDQSADGGVRIVVADDGPGVPVERRTLIFAAGFTSKAASPGGGGRGIGLALVHRIVRRRGGSVTVRDAAAGGAEFEVVLPARVPAPMVVGP
- a CDS encoding tripartite tricarboxylate transporter permease produces the protein MADATAVLDGFSNALQPMYLLYALLGVFVGTAVGVLPGIGPAMAVALLLPLTYELDVTAAMIVFAGIYYGGMYGGSTTSILLNTPGESASIVTAVEGNKMARAGRGAAALATAALGSFVAGTIGTLALTLLAPVIADWAVQLGPADYVALMVVAFVTVGALLGSSVARGLASLSLGLFVGLIGTDTLTGQQRFTFGVPLLADGVDVVVVAVGVFAVGEALYVASRLRHGPVEVIPVPRGWRTWMSRSDWSRSWRPWLRGTAIGFPVGTIPAGGADVSTFLSYATEKKLAKGRHRDEFGHGAIEGVAGPEAANNAAAAGVLVPLLTLGLPTTATAAVMIAAFQTYGIQPGPLLFENQSALVWTLVASLYIGNLMLLVFNLPLVGLWVKVLQIPRHYLYAGILTFAALGSYALNFSPVDLLLLLGIGVAGFFMRRHGYPAAPLVVGMILGPMAEEQVRRTLAISQGDLSALVTSPFAAAAYALLLVLLGLALWAKQRERRLNEKEPAALS
- a CDS encoding response regulator, whose product is MSDVRTLVVDDDFAVAAIHRGFVEAVPGFSVVGEVHLGADALRAVEELAPELILLDIYLPDISGIEFLNRLRARSAPEVDVIAITAARELATVRAAMAGGVVDYLVKPFTLDVFADRMNAYLARREQLRRTAARADGGRLDQNQVDALLRSPGGGAAVRLPKGLSERTLELVSSELAGAGGDLSASELAERVGLSRISARRYLEHLAASGRATVAPRYGSAGRPEHGYRWVPY
- a CDS encoding winged helix-turn-helix transcriptional regulator → MRSYQDMCGIARALDVVGERWSLLVVRELLYGPKRFADLHRGLPGLSQNVLTQRLRDLEESGVLAHRSALPPIAGQVYELTERGRALESVLLALGQWGSPLPPKPGSATELSADALVVALRTTFLPEAMEGVRASVQLRLPGDAFHLTIGSEGLVAARGDMPADAVLTCAVRIVQDLVFAGRPLDAVVEAGLATADGDTVLLRRLLTAFDDGRTG